In Plectropomus leopardus isolate mb chromosome 20, YSFRI_Pleo_2.0, whole genome shotgun sequence, one DNA window encodes the following:
- the pax8 gene encoding paired box protein Pax-8, whose amino-acid sequence MSNHTGRGHGGLNQLGGMFVNGRPLPEVIRQRIVDMAHQGVRPCDISRQLRVSHGCVSKILGRYYETGSIKPGVIGGSKPKVATPKVVDKIAEYKRQNPTMFAWEIRDRLLAEGVCDSDTVPSVSSINRIIRTKVQQPFNLPLDGKGLSPGQTLIPSSAVTPPESPQSDSLGSTYSISGLLGIPQPSAEGKRSHDDSDQESCRHSVDSQGSGGVPRKQMRVDHFSAATQHLDCGFDRHHYPPDSFSSASSSKTEQTLYPLSLINGSLDEAKTSLSTSSSAIGRNLTAHQSYTMVTEPLQPLPLCLKQEMSPEVTSTSPSPNMAASNLAFVELQALQKPVSVGGGSCSNSNHFPNAFNSFSHHAPVYGQFSSQSIISGRDMVSSTLPGYPPHIPSPAQSGYSSSAITGMVAAGTDYSGQSYSHSPYTSYSEAWRFTNSSILGSPYYYSTASRTAPPSTAAYDHL is encoded by the exons ATGTCCAACCACACTGGAAGAG gTCATGGGGGTCTTAACCAACTAGGTGGAATGTTTGTTAATGGACGTCCACTTCCGGAGGTGATCCGGCAACGCATTGTGGACATGGCCCACCAAGGGGTTCGGCCCTGTGACATCTCCCGGCAGCTCCGAGTCAGCCACGGCTGCGTCAGCAAAATACTGGGACG TTACTACGAGACAGGCAGCATTAAGCCTGGCGTGATTGGGGGCTCCAAACCCAAGGTGGCCACCCCGAAGGTTGTGGATAAAATCGCAGAGTATAAGAGGCAGAATCCCACTATGTTCGCCTGGGAAATCAGGGACAGACTGCTGGCAGAGGGAGTGTGTGACAGCGACACGGTGCCCAGCGTGAGCTCCATTAACAG AATAATTCGGACGAAGGTCCAGCAGCCGTTCAACCTGCCTCTGGATGGAAAAGGCCTGAGTCCAGGACAAACCTTAA TCCCGAGTTCGGCGGTCACCCCTCCAGAGTCTCCACAGTCAGACTCTCTTGGCTCCACCTACTCCATCAGTGGCTTGTTGGGTATCCCCCAGCCCAGCGCCGAGGGCAAGAGGAGTCACGATGACA GTGATCAGGAGAGTTGTCGGCACAGCGTGGACTCTCAGGGCAGCGGAGGCGTCCCGAGGAAACAGATGAGAGTGGATCACTTCTCTGCAGCCACGCAACATCTGGACTGTGGGTTCGATCGCCACCACTATCCCCCTGACTCATTCAGCTCTGCCTCCAGCAGCAAGACAGAGCAg ACTTTGTACCCGCTGTCCCTCATCAATGGCAGCCTAGACGAGGCCAAGACCAGCCTCTCAACATCCAGCTCCGCCATTGGACGGAATCTGACGGCGCACCAGAGCTACACCATGGTGACTG AGCCGCTACAGCCCCTGCCGCTCTGTCTAAAACAGGAAATGTCCCCAGAAGTGACCAGCACGAGCCCCTCCCCAAACATGGCAGCGTCCAACCTGGCATTTGTGGAGCTGCAGGCGCTGCAGAAACCCGTTTCTGTTGGCGGCGGCAGCTGCAGCAACTCCAACCATTTCCCCAACGCCTTCAACTCATTCTCCCATCATGCACCAGTGTACGGGCAGTTCAGCAGTCAGTCTATCATCTCAG ggCGTGACATGGTGAGCTCCACCCTGCCGGGCTACCCGCCTCACATCCCCTCCCCTGCCCAGTCAGGGTACTCCTCATCCGCCATCACAGGCATGGTAGCAG CAGGCACAGACTACTCGGGTCAGAGCTACAGCCATTCGCCTTACACCTCCTACAGTGAAGCATGGAGGTTCACCAACTCCAGCATACTGG GTTCACCCTATT